One Phocoena phocoena chromosome 5, mPhoPho1.1, whole genome shotgun sequence genomic window, AGCCATTCATCTTGTAGCTTCATCAACATTAACTGGTTCGTTTTCATGACACTGCTGAGGAATCAGCTGTTTCTGCAGAGGTTCAAGAGAAAGGCCTTTTGAGAAGTGTGCAAGTTCCTTTTGTATCTCTACGAAAGCTTTGTTCACTCAGTTATCTTTTTCGTCATTCACAATGTTTATCTTAAGATTAGTGGTAACTGGTTTTGCTTTATTATTAACCTTAGAGCTTTTTTGGCTGGCTATGTGGAATACATTCCTGGACTTCTGCCCTCTTAGTTTATCCTTGGCCATTGTCAGACCTCCGATACCCCTCGTGCAGCTGCTCAAGTTCCAGGTGACACCATCTGCACACACCTCATTCTGCATAAttattctgagattcatccatgttgtttcatttattaatagttcattcctttttactgttgagtagtATCCTGTTGTATGGACAAagcacaaattatttatccactcactgttgatagacatttgtgtTAGTcggtgttctccagagaaacagaaccaataggatacacacacacacacacatacacactctcacatatctattttaagaaattggctcataTAGTAGTTGGGGCTGGTGAGTCTGACATTTGCAGGGTGGATTGCAAGACTGGAAATTCCAACAAGAATTGATGTTGCAGTCTTGGGTCCAAAGGGAGGCAAAAATCTCTTCCTCTTTGGGGGACCTCAGACTTttttcttaaggccttcaactgattgggtgaggcccacccacgaTATGGAGGGttatctgctttactcaaagtctactgatggaaatgttaaaaaaataccttctaaaaaataccttcacagcaacatctagactgatgtttgaccaaacaactgggcaccatGGATAGCCTAGTTGACATATAATCTTAACCATCAGGGAGTTGTTCCTAATttttagctattacaaataaagctgttgtAAACATTTGTGGATGGGTGTTTTTATGGATGTATGACTTAATTTCTCATGGGAAAATTCTAGTTGTGGAATGACTGAATCATATGGTCAATGTATGTCTAACTAAAAAGTTCCTTCCAAGtggttttccaaagcagttgtatcat contains:
- the LOC136123902 gene encoding ribosomal biogenesis factor-like, which encodes MAKDKLRGQKSRNVFHIASQKSSKVNNKAKPVTTNLKINILIPQQCHENEPVNVDEATR